A genome region from Sphaerisporangium krabiense includes the following:
- a CDS encoding M50 family metallopeptidase: MVLRRAIGMDVDLASRPDEWDTVLLWACEAISAPRGVRARWRWTLQTFGGFLERVTAVQPSPPFWMTALAAVVALGVVVYPTSWHLSRGLITIAHEGGHALVALLTRRKLQGIKLHSDTSGVTLTRGRPTGPGMIFTAAAGYVAPSLLGLGAAWLAAAGYVMILLWTVLVLLVCMLLMIRNVFGVVSLVTIGGAVFALSWFAKPDIQAIGAQLAVWFLLIGGIRPILELRRKRRQGRAPESDADQLARLTPFPGGFFVFLFLLISAAALVVGAYLMTPIDLLDHLTRL; this comes from the coding sequence ATGGTTCTGCGTCGAGCCATCGGCATGGACGTGGACCTGGCGAGCCGGCCGGACGAGTGGGACACCGTGCTCCTCTGGGCGTGCGAGGCTATATCCGCGCCCAGGGGGGTGCGTGCCCGATGGAGGTGGACCCTGCAAACGTTCGGCGGCTTCTTGGAGCGGGTGACGGCGGTACAGCCGAGCCCGCCCTTCTGGATGACGGCCCTGGCAGCGGTGGTGGCGCTCGGCGTGGTCGTGTATCCGACCTCGTGGCACCTCTCCCGTGGGCTGATCACGATCGCGCACGAAGGAGGGCACGCCCTCGTCGCGTTGCTCACCCGGCGCAAGCTCCAGGGCATCAAGTTGCACTCTGATACTTCTGGCGTCACGTTGACCCGGGGCCGCCCCACCGGTCCGGGCATGATCTTCACGGCGGCCGCCGGGTACGTCGCACCCTCGCTGCTCGGGCTGGGCGCGGCCTGGCTGGCCGCCGCCGGGTACGTCATGATCCTTCTCTGGACGGTGCTGGTCCTGCTCGTCTGCATGCTGCTGATGATCCGCAACGTGTTCGGCGTGGTCTCGCTGGTCACCATCGGCGGGGCCGTGTTCGCCCTGTCCTGGTTCGCCAAGCCCGACATCCAGGCCATCGGCGCGCAACTCGCCGTCTGGTTCCTGCTGATCGGCGGCATCCGCCCGATCCTGGAGCTACGGCGCAAGCGCCGCCAGGGCCGCGCGCCGGAGTCCGACGCCGACCAGCTCGCGCGCCTCACCCCGTTCCCTGGTGGCTTCTTCGTCTTTCTCTTCCTTCTGATCTCGGCAGCGGCCTTGGTGGTCGGCGCCTACCTGATGACCCCCATAGACCTCCTTGACCACCTCACCCGCCTGTGA